In the Magnolia sinica isolate HGM2019 chromosome 15, MsV1, whole genome shotgun sequence genome, one interval contains:
- the LOC131227807 gene encoding putative pentatricopeptide repeat-containing protein At3g08820: MVYDPTVWRTRLPPISKASDLKKHLLQGCLTFKHLKHLHGCLLRLGIGQDNYLLNIILKSSFNLGHPNHARLIFSSVQEPNIFLWNSMIRGFVSNDCFLEAVEFYSLMRQHGLLPNNFTFPFVLKACARIPDFRLGVKIHTLVLKAGFEWDVFVKTSLVSLYAKCSHLCDAHKLFDEIPLRNVVSWTAIICGYMEDGRFWEAVDMFRRMLEMDLRPDSFTLVRVLSSCSQLGDLKNGEWIHAYIVEKGMERNVFVGTALVDMYAKCGSMEKARSVFIRMEERDVVSWSTMISGYSSNGLPKEALDLFFQMQDKHVRPDCFTMVAVLSACARLGALDLGNWASSLINKNEFMSNPVLGTALIDMYAKCGCMARAWAVFKGMKQRDLVVWNAVINGLGMSGHGKITFGLFNQIQKLGIQPDGNTFIGLLCGCTHAGLVEDGRRYFESMSRVYTLTPRIEHYGCMVDLLGRAGLLDEAHQLIKGMPVEANAVVWGALLGGCRIYRDTHLAEHVLKQLIELEPMNAGNYVLLSNIYAANGQWDDAANLRLVMNRKNIRKTPGCSWIELNGIVHEFLVGDRSHPLSEKIYLKLDELAKELKGLGYVPTTETVLFDIEEEEKEHSLGCHSEKLAIAFGLISTMQGDVIRVVKNLRVCNDCHTAIKLMSKITGREVVVRDNNRFHCFREGSCSCRDYW; the protein is encoded by the coding sequence ATGGTATACGACCCGACCGTTTGGAGGACTCGACTCCCGCCAATTTCCAAGGCCTCGGATCTGAAGAAACACCTATTGCAAGGATGTCTGACCTTCAAACACCTCAAGCATCTCCACGGCTGCCTCCTCCGCCTCGGCATCGGCCAAGATAACTACCTCCTCAATATTATCCTCAAATCCTCCTTCAACTTAGGACACCCCAACCACGCACGACTCATCTTCAGCTCTGTCCAAGAACCTAACATTTTCTTGTGGAATTCTATGATCCGTGGCTTTGTATCCAATGACTGTTTCCTTGAGGCAGTTGAATTCTATAGTCTCATGCGTCAGCACGGCCTGCTCCCCAACAACTTCACTTTCCCTTTTGTACTCAAGGCTTGCGCAAGGATTCCGGATTTTCGATTAGGGGTAAAGATTCATACCCTTGTTTTGAAAGCAGGTTTTGAATGGGATGTCTTCGTTAAGACAAGTTTGGTTTCTTTGTATGCTAAATGTAGTCATTTGTGTGATGCCCACAAGCTGTTCGATGAAATTCCTTTAAGAAATGTCGTTTCTTGGACCGCGATTATCTGTGGGTATATGGAGGATGGGAGGTTTTGGGAGGCTGTGGATATGTTTAGGCGGATGTTGGAGATGGATTTGCGGCCAGATAGTTTTACTCTGGTTCGGGTATTGTCTTCATGTTCTCAGTTGGGGGATCTAAAGAATGGGGAGTGGATACATGCATATATTGTGGAAAAGGGCATGGAGAGGAATGTCTTTGTGGGTACTGCCCTTGTGGATATGTATGCTAAGTGCGGTAGCATGGAGAAAGCACGGTCTGTTTTCATTCGGATGGAAGAGAGAGATGTGGTTTCATGGAGCACGATGATCAGTGgttattcatcaaatgggcttcCTAAAGAGGcattagatctcttcttccaaatGCAGGACAAACATGTGAGACCGGATTGTTTTACCATGGTTGCTGTTCTTTCTGCTTGCGCCAGGTTAGGTGCTCTAGACTTAGGCAATTGGGCTAGCAGTTTaatcaataaaaatgagtttatgtCGAACCCGGTCTTGGGTACTGCATTGATTGATATGTATGCTAAATGCGGATGCATGGCTCGGGCTTGGGCAGTCTTTAAAGGGATGAAGCAAAGAGACCTTGTTGTTTGGAATGCGGTGATCAATGGGCTTGGCATGAGTGGTCATGGGAAAATTACATTTGGACTGTTTAATCAGATACAGAAGTTGGGGATTCAACCTGATGGGAACACTTTCATTGGTCTTCTTTGTGGCTGTACTCATGCTGGTCTAGTCGAAGATGGCCGTCGGTATTTTGAGAGCATGAGTCGTGTATATACACTAACTCCTAGGATCGAGCATTATGGATGTATGGTTGATCTTCTTGGCCGTGCGGGCTTATTAGATGAGGCTCATCAGTTGATCAAAGGCATGCCAGTGGAGGCTAATGCTGTCGTCTGGGGAGCTCTCTTGGGTGGCTGCAGGATATACCGTGACACCCATTTGGCTGAACATGTATTGAAGCAGCTCATTGAGTTAGAGCCTATGAATGCTGGGAATTATGTACTCTTATCGAATATATATGCTGCAAATGGTCAGTGGGATGACGCGGCAAACCTTAGGCTGGTCATGAATAGGAAAAACATCCGAAAGACACCAGGATGTAGCTGGATTGAGCTGAATGGTATTGTTCATGAGTTTCTCGTGGGAGACCGGTCCCATCCGCTGTCGGAGAAGATCTATTTGAAGCTTGATGAACTGGCTAAGGAATTGAAGGGTTTGGGATATGTACCCACAACAGAAACAGTTCTCTTCGAtatagaagaggaagaaaaagagcATAGCCTTGGTTGTCACAGTGAAAAGTTGGCTATCGCATTTGGTCTTATCAGCACAATGCAAGGGGATGTCATTCGAGTAGTGAAAAACCTTCGAGTTTGTAATGATTGTCATACTGCTATAAAACTCATGTCGAAGATTACAGGCCGAGAAGTAGTAGTCAGAGATAATAATAGATTCCATTGTTTTAGAGAAGGGTCATGTTCCTGTAGAGATTATTGGTGA
- the LOC131227575 gene encoding pentatricopeptide repeat-containing protein At2g01510, mitochondrial-like — protein MAISCTDPTLPSLISSQTVDSCRSLSTLKQTHAQILKSPAPSPDLSLTTKLVASYGRFGDLGSSISAFNRCGRAPDAFLFNSLIQAHIFNSLFGSALRIYVRMVEDGIVPNRFTFPLLFKACSSSFMISSGVQLHGHVVKSGLESNPFVAVGLVDMYMKNGAIGSARMVFDGMAERDVVAWNALLTGYSQNGMPAEALGVYNGMREAGVDVDFVAVASVIAACSQLRSIHQGKWVHSWVVKNGFEADVVVATALLDMYASSGGLDLAIQLFEEMVIRDLIAWNCLIACCAQNGMIEDAFKLFVEMQWSGLKPNGSSLAGILPAVGRFGALHLGKSCHGFIVRNSLELDEFVVTALMDVYAKSGDLIVARRLFNIMRNKSVVAWSSMIAGYGTHGCGDEALALFEKMQANNIKPNYITYIGVLSACAHGGFIDKGRDYFHRMVHNHGILPRVQHYTCMVDLFSRAGLLDEAMDLIDAMPIEPSAGIWGALLGGCRKHGHVGLGKYAAERLFELNSSDPGFYVLLSNIYAAAGMWADVRRVRSSMRERGLWKPAGWSSIEIGSKVHCFISGDMAHPDTNEIYKKLEEVMEEIGKAGYVPVTKVVLHDVEDDVKENVLKCHSEKLAIAYGLIRTSVGQPIRIMKSLRTCEDCHVAAKLISKVVCREIVLRDAVRFHHIKDGVCTCGDYW, from the exons ATGGCTATTTCATGCACTGACCCTACCCTTCCATCGCTCATCTCCTCACAAACTGTAGATTCGTGCAGATCTCTTTCTACTCTCAAGCAAACCCATGCCCAGATCTTGAAATCGCCGGCTCCGTCTCCCGATCTCAGTCTCACCACCAAGCTGGTCGCCTCATATGGGCGATTCGGCGATCTGGGTTCTTCCATTTCGGCCTTCAATCGATGCGGCCGGGCACCCGATGCATTCCTTTTCAATTCCCTCATCCAGGCTCACATCTTCAACTCCCTTTTTGGATCCGCCCTCCGGATTTACGTGCGGATGGTCGAGGATGGGATTGTTCCAAACCGATTCACATTCCCACTTCTCTTTAAGGCGTGCTCTTCTTCTTTCATGATATCGAGCGGGGTCCAGCTTCACGGCCACGTGGTGAAGTCTGGGCTTGAGTCGAACCCGTTTGTGGCGGTTGGATTGGTCGATATGTACATGAAGAATGGGGCGATCGGGAGCGCACGCATGGTGTTTGATGGAATGGCGGAGAGAGATGTTGTTGCTTGGAATGCACTTCTGACAGGTTATTCGCAGAACGGCATGCCGGCAGAGGCTTTGGGTGTGTACAATGGGATGCGTGAAGCGGGTGTGGATGTTGATTTTGTTGCAGTCGCATCAGTGATTGCTGCGTGCTCACAGTTACGGTCTATTCATCAGG GCAAGTGGGTTCATTCTTGGGTGGTGAAGAATGGGTTTGAAGCTGATGTCGTCGTTGCCACTGCACTTCTGGACATGTATGCAAGTTCAGGTGGCTTGGATTTAGCTATTCAACTGTTTGAAGAGATGGTTATTAGAGATTTGATTGCTTGGAATTGCTTGATTGCTTGTTGTGCTCAAAATGGGATGATCGAGGATGCCTTCAAACTCTTTGTGGAGATGCAATGGTCTGGATTGAAGCCCAATGGGTCAAGCTTAGCTGGAATTCTACCCGCCGTCGGCCGCTTTGGCGCACTCCATTTGGGAAAGTCATGCCATGGTTTTATTGTCCGGAACAGTCTGGAGTTGGACGAGTTTGTAGTAACTGCTCTTATGGATGTTTATGCTAAATCTGGAGATTTGATCGTGGCCCGCCGATTATTCAACATCATGAGGAACAAAAGTGTTGTCGCTTGGAGTTCGATGATTGCAGGTTATGGGACTCACGGCTGCGGCGATGAGGCTCTAGCGCTTTTTGAGAAAATGCAAGCAAACAACATCAAACCCAACTACATTACATACATTGGAGTCCTGTCAGCCTGTGCTCATGGAGGATTCATCGATAAGGGTCGGGACTACTTCCATCGGATGGTCCACAATCACGGGATCCTCCCACGTGTGCAGCACTATACTTGCATGGTTGACCTTTTCTCGCGGGCAGGGCTGTTGGATGAGGCAATGGATTTGATAGATGCAATGCCAATTGAACCATCAGCCGGCATTTGGGGTGCGTTGTTGGGTGGTTGTCGTAAACACGGGCATGTTGGTCTAGGTAAATATGCCGCTGAACGGCTATTTGAGTTGAATTCCTCCGATCCAGGATTCTATGTTTTGCTATCAAATATCTACGCAGCCGCAGGGATGTGGGCAGATGTAAGGAGAGTGAGAAGTTCAATGAGAGAAAGGGGGTTGTGGAAACCTGCCGGCTGGAGCTCAATTGAGATCGGCAGCAAGGTACATTGCTTCATTTCAGGTGATATGGCCCACCCGGATACAAACGAGATATATAAGAAATTGGAAGAGGTGATGGAGGAGATTGGGAAGGCAGGGTATGTGCCTGTTACGAAGGTTGTGTTGCATGATGTTGAGGATGATGTGAAAGAGAATGTGTTGAAGTGTCACAGTGAGAAGCTAGCCATTGCTTACGGATTGATAAGGACATCGGTGGGCCAGCCGATCAGAATCATGAAGAGCCTCCGCACTTGCGAAGATTGTCATGTCGCTGCGAAGCTCATATCAAAGGTCGTGTGCAGGGAGATTGTGTTGAGGGACGCTGTCCGATTTCATCACATCAAGGATGGGGTTTGCACCTGCGGAGATTATTGGTAA